ACTGTACGTCGTCCCATCGATGATTATCTGCCCATCTGGCCTGAGCGTGGTCGCAGAGTTGAGCACGTATTCTGTCGTTCCATCTCTTGTCGTTGCTGTAATCGTCTTTCCGTCTACGCGTATTGGCGGTGCGGACGTTGGAGATTCTATGCCTGGCCCAGGACCAAGCGTGGACATGACGCCGTTGATGACAATAACGGATCCGGACGCGGATACAGGGAGGGACAATGTGGTTCCTGAGACGGTGACCACGCCGCCGGGGGTTAGCGTTACGCCCGGGCCGAATACAAATGCTGTAGTGCCGTGGGCAACAGTTGCGGTTGCAGCTTCACCACTGAGTGGAAGGACAGGAAGGTGTGACGGATTGAGGCGAGACGTTGCGCCGTTGATGACGATGGTTGAGCCAGCGCCGGATGTGGGGAGGCTGTACGTTGTGCCGCTGATGATAAGAACACCTCCAGGTGTTAGCGTTTCGCCAGGCGCAAGAACAAATGCGGTGGTGCCGTCTGCTACGGTCGCTGTGATGGGTGAGTTGTTGATAGTGAGGGCAGGGAGGCCAGCATTGAGGCGCTGCGTCTGCCCATTAATGACAACGCTGGAGCCATGGAAGCCGGATGGGAGACTGAAGGTTGTACCATCCACAGTGACCGCGCCGCCTGGTGCAAGGGTCTTGTCATTGAGAACGAATACTGTGGTACCGCCAATAACTTTTGCAGTAATGGATTGTCCACCGAAGCTCACGGTGGGAGCCCCAGACGGACCAACCATGGTTGCAAGTGTCTGTGTGACGCTGTTCCAGATTGCGATCTTGCCATTCGGACCTAGTGTGAGTGTGTTACCATTGATGGTGAGCTCGGGTCCACCTAGTTGTAATGTCTGTGTGCCTATGACGAACTGTCCTTGCGAGTTTGCCGTGATGGTGTTGTGTCCCACGGTGACAACCGGCAATGGCAGTTGTGTTATCCGAGGGTTGATGCCGATGGTCTTGTCGCCAACTATGATTGTGGAACCTCCTCCAGCAGTGGGAACAACGACAGGAATACCGTTGATTGTCGTCGTCTGACCAACAGTGACCGTTTGAGTCCCAATCACAACCACCGTAGGTGCAACGGTCTGTTGATTGGGTTCACCTTGGCTCTGCTTGGATGGTTGGGGGTTGAGAGCGACTTCGCTGTTGCCGATGGTGACAGTCTGACCTGAGCCTGTGGGCTGCTCTTGCGGTATCCTTGTAAGGCTAGGGTTATCAGAGACGATTGAGTTGATGATGTCCGGTACACTTGGCGTCGTTTTGACATCTGGTTTTGCAGTATTTTGGGGCTGATCCTGAGGTTTGCCGTTAGTCTTCGGGCTGTCGTCGGTCTTTGGCTTATCGTTTGGCTTTGGTGTGTCGTCGCTCTCTGGATCGGGCGATTGGGTGGGAACCGGATCACCGTTGATCTTGTTCGTACTGGGATCCTGTTCTGTAGGCTTTGGGTTTTTAGGTAGGTCCCCGGGATTCGTATCGCATCTCAAACAACCTTGTTTGGTTATATGCTTCGACGTCGAAGCATACGTTGTCGAGAGGTAGGTATTCATGCCTGGAACACTGGAAAAGACTGGTGGTCTTGACGAAGATGCTGCCGGTAAAGTCTTAGTTTCTGTTGCTGTCGGTTGAACTGATATCTCTGCTGGTGCAGACGTTGTAGCAGGAGGGTTAAAAGTTCTAGTCGGATCGCCTAATAGGATTTCCGAAATCCCTGCCAAAGTACATGTAGCAATATCAGCGCCCTGAAACTGGTCCTGTAGGGCTGGATCCTGTGCTAGAAAGTTGACAAGCTTGGTGGGTACTGGCAAAGGGCTGTCCATGGTTGCCGGTTTTGGCGCAGTTCCGTTGAAGGTCTGAATGAAGAAGGCCCAGTCTTCAATCCGCGTTGGTGCCCAGTTTCGCAGACTTGAAACATGCGGTTGGCAAGTGCTTTGTGTTGGATTCAGTCTGCTGTGTGTTGCGTTGTTTGGTGCTGTTGCCTTGGTTTGTGCATCGGGGCCACCATACAAGTCCGTATAAAGCACATATGTCGGTCCAACTTCCAAGGTCAACAGCAAGCCAGGGGTTGGCAGGTAAATGTTGAAGTTTGCCCATGTGTCGGTGATATCATCCACTGTCTTGGTCTGATTGACGGTCTTCAATTCGGTGACAACCGTATCAATAGTTGACCCATCCAGATAAGTGATGAACTCTGTCAGAATGGTCTCTGTCACCACCAAGCTTGTCCAGTTGCCGAACAGGTCTGATTGATACACTGCTGTCGAAGGGTTCAACGCCGCAAGCGCGCATCCTGTGCAAGATCCCCTGGTAATTATCGGAATGGCAGCAGTGCTGTTTTTATAATGATACGGTGCTCTGGAAGGCGCGTACGTGCTGTTGCTTGGCAAAGCTGGGGAATAGTGTGAAGTCGGGGAAAGCGAGCTGGGTTTGAGCGAAGCAGACGATCCATTGAGATACGTTTTGGTATCCAAGGAAGGCTGGACTACTGTGAGAATCGAAGACGCCTGGATCTGGCTTTCTAAAACCGTGGTTGGATCGGGAAAAGGCGCCACTTCCGCCCCCGAGTAGCTTGAAACTTGTAAAGAAGGATTGTCGGATACTGGATTTCGGCTACCAGCCGACGTGGTGGTGCTTGAGGGGGACGCCGCGTCCGCCACGGGTACCTGTAACGAAGGACTGCCCGACACTGCTGGAATTGAATAGTTGCCGTCTGATCGTAATGTTAACTATGATAACAGACAAACCAATATTGACAGACATACGTTCTGCTTGTGGTTAGCCGTCTTTTCCAAGAATTGCGAAATGCGAAAATACCTACGGCTTGTTGTGCTCGGAGCGTTGTTAGAGGCGGTCATGAGCGACGCCGTCCCTAATAGGGCGTACCTCCACATCATTCACCTTGCGCACATGAGCGAGTGAGTGTGCGAAGTGCGAACAAAGATGGCGCGACGCGAATTGAGGGTGAAGACAGTGCCAAAGCAAGCCGTGGAAGACGAAAAGTATCTCTCGAAGAAGATACACGCAAGCCAGACGACTGGACAGCCACCGGCCGCGATGAATAGACAGCAGTGTGATCCATGCGCTCATCCATTAGTGGCAGCTAGCGGTCGAGCAAGGCACCCGATGGGCTGCAGAGCAGATCACTAGAAATGCGGCCTGTGCCTTGTGTCAAGCAAAGAGGACTTGGAGGTTCAACGACAAGGCACCGTTTGGACTTCCGTCCCGTGGTTGCACCGCCTGTCAGCTTTCAGAAGTAGCAACAGCTCTATGCTGTGTCCGGACACGTTAAAGTCCATGGGCACCAATCAAATCTCAGGACCGACGACTGGGCGAGGAAGCGTGGAATGCAACCCTCCACCTGGTTGCACACGTACATGGACTGTCCGCTTTTGGCACGGTGAGCGCTCGCCACGACAGGCGAGCATCGGTCTGCTTTTACAATCAGGAAGAATGGTGTTTTCCTGTGAGCTGACGTAGTGCATTAAGGCGTGTTTCATGTTGCAAGTGCCCGGACGAGCCGGGCTGGTTGGGCAGCCGACGTGCTGAGATGCCGGCCACGCGGGGACGTTCTTGACGAGGCTGGTGGATCAATGTCAGTAGCTCCGAGTGCGAACGCGCTGGTGTTCTGGATGCGCTTTGCCTCGTTGGCCTCATGATCGACCGCACTCCGCCCTGACCCATCCGATCGCTCCGTCTGCGCCCTTGCCGTGGAACCTCGTATTTTCACTTGGCCGGCTCCCTGCACGCGTTCATTATCGCCGAATCATGCTGCGATCTTCAGTATTGGCTTGCTCGCTAGGACCGCTAAGAGTCTTGAGCCAAGCTCCAACTAGCAAGGAACCATGATTCGAACGGCCTCACGGGCAACCCCCAGATCACCCATCCTTCGTTCCAAAAAGGCTTTCGCGTGGCTCGGGAAGTGGAAAAGTTGACATTGACCTTCTAGCGTTCAGGAAGGCGACTTCAACAACGCCCTGATCTGCGATTCCCTTTGGATATGCAGGCTGCATAGCCAAAGCTCCTTGTCATTTGCACTGCTACACATGACCTGACACCACTTTGGCCTTTTTCCAGTTTTCCTTCTGTACGCACGTTCGCTACCACGATGCCATCACCTGAGATCCCCAGCCCCTACATAGTTCCTCCCACGCAGCAGTTCGACGGCAACGATGGCAGCTGGAGCACGTTCCAAATCAGCGTGGGCATACCAGGCCAGGATTCACGCGTGCTCCCATCCACCAAGAGCGGCGTTACGTATGTGATAGCACCTGAGGGCTGTAGTCTTCCAACCGATCCCACAAACTGCGCAAACTTGCGCGGCGCAGAGCCATTCGAATCGTCACAGAACACAGGCTTCCGGATCTCGCAATCGACACAATGGTCGACGATAGGGCAGTACGGTGTGGATCTGGAGGACGCGTTGAACATGACTGCAGAAGGGCTTTTTGGGTATGACCATATTGCACTGGGAGCATCCGCGGACACTGTTTCAGACATCTATGTCTCATCGATAGATCACCAAGTGGTTGCTGTGATTGCGGACATGGATTACTACATGGGCGTTCTTCCATTGGGTCAAGCAGAGTCGAGTTTCTCGAGCCTGAGCGAGCCTCAGAAATCCCTCATCTGGAATCTACGAAACTTTTCTCAAATCCCCAGCATGTCTTATGCCTACACAGCCGGCGCAAAGTATAGGCTGAAGTCGGTTTTTGGAAGCTTGATCCTTGGAGGTTACGACTCGACACGATTTACACCCAACGCGAACGACTTTTCTTTCACCTTCTCCTCGGATCCTTCGAAACTGTTGACAGTCGGCGTTGAAAGCATAACGGCGACAAACACTTTGAAAGGGACCTTCTCTCTTTCGTCTGGCTCACATTTCTCGGTCATTGACTCGACAGTAGCCCAGCTGTGGCTACCAACGGATATATGCACTCAGTTCGAGGAAGCCTTCGGCCTCACATATGATGCGAACACCGATCTCTATCTCGTGAACGACACCATACACGCCAACCTCACGACACTGAACCCTACCATCACAATAAAACTTGTCAACTCGTTCCAAGATACATCGACGGAATACACGAACATCCAGCTGCCCTACGCCGCGTTCGATCTTCAAGCCTCGTATCCTTTCTACACAAACGCCACACGGTATTTCCCCATACGCCGCGCTAACAACGATTCACAATACGTACTGGGGCGTACACTGCTCCAAGAGGCCTATCTAGTAGTAGACTACGAGCGGGCAAACTTCACTGTCGCCCAGGCTACGTTCCCCGACCCTTTACCTGCTGCAAACGTCGTCACCATCAACCCACCTAACGACGAGGAAACCAACAACGGCTCTTCCTCGTCTCTCAGCACTGGCGCAATAGCTGGAATAGCTGTCGGCATCGCCCTTTTCTTAGTCCTCCTTGGACTCgccgccttcttcttcttccgcAAGCGTCGCCAAAGCACACGAAAGTACGAACTCGCCGCCATCGAAGTCTCAGACACAGGCTCGAAACGCCACCTCACCAGCGCCGggaacagcaacagcaacaacaacaacaacaacaacaacaacaacaacgccGCCATGAAAGCCCCAGCCCCGCTTCCACCGCAGGAAATGGGCGGCACGCCGCTCACCGAGCTTGCATCGCCGGCTGCCATGGCCTTTCCTCTGGACCACAAGCGCGCCATCAGCGTAAACAGCACACCGGTGGAGCTGCACGCTGAGAGCGCAGTGCCGTACTCGCCGGCGACAGCGGCGCGATGGGAGGAAGTGTCACTCGCACGCCCGGACGGCTACCACTACCACGAGATGGGCGGAGAGAGCAGTGGCACACCGACGGAGGATAGGAGTTGGGCGCCCAGTGACGATGCTACTATGATCAACTCGCCGAGGAGCGGTGGGCACGGTACAGGTGTGAGTCCATTGACTGAGACGTTTAGGAAGCATTGAAAAGGGGTGATGTATTGTATTGGGTTTAGGAAGCATTGAAAAAGGGGCGATGTATTGTATTGGGTTTGGGAAGCATTGAAAAAGGGGCGGTGTGTTGTATTGGGTCTGGCGCGGCGTTATCGGGGCGATGGCATGTTGTATATTGTTGCTAGATACCACTTGTATACGCGGACCGGGCATTTGTTCCGCCTTCATCATATCTGTAGAACCATAATGGACAAGCAAAGTCTGCATCTCTGGTCTGTCGTAGAGATGTGGCCACCTTGCAGCTTACTGTTGTAGCGTGTCCATATCTTATCGCGGTCGTCAGCGTCTTGCCTTGCGAACGAGGCGAGGTCACGCCAACCTAGACATGACACCTGCTGTGCAATCACTCGAAGCCCGGCACGATGATTGGCGATGGCTTCAGAGAACGTCACCTGTGACATTAGAGCCCTCTGAAAGTTGTGGGTCAACCCACCCCTTCGTGATGATCGTCTATGAAATAACTGTTGACGGAAGTGCAGTCTTAGTGCGGTCATACCTAACGCTGTAGCAGCACATCCGCAGGAGGAGTTTCATGAAAAGTTTGTAGACATTCAATTGGTTGCTGAGAGGCCGCTAGGTGTCACTGTTGAATCGCTCATTCTCCACTCAAGTAGTCATATCATGCCTTGCTCTTGCTCATCATGGGAATTTCGAAGCTCTTTATCGGATAACAGGGTTCTGGCCAGCGGTTGCACTTGCGCCAGCAAGGTTGGTCTGCCCGGCAGTCCTCTCACGGTGCTCGCGCTCAAGCTGCTCTTCAGTCCTCTTGTTGCCGCGTGCAATCAGCTTCTCAATAAGACCACCCTTCTTGGGCTCGTCGTGCTTGTCTGATTCGTCATACTCGGCGAGGTAGGCGACACGCTCGTCGGGAGTCATGGTTGCGAGCTCCTCATCGAAGCTGCCACGGTCCTCTGTAACACAATCAGCTCAGCCTCGTTGCGTTGGATGATAGTGTGCCCTAAGCTTCCTGCTACATGCTCACTGAAGCTTTACATACCGTAGCTGTCTTCGATGGTGTTGCCAGCCCTGCCATGGGTGGCGTGGGTGCCAGTAGTGCCAGTGGTGTCAGTGGTTGCATGACCAGGGCCAGAGTTGAAGGTAGTGCTGTGTGTTGTGTTGGACGAGCCTGAGGTGGCGGCGACATCGTTCTCGGGCTGCGACTTGCGACTGGAGCCGATGTGGAGCTTCTCCTTGATCTTGTCCATTGTGTATTGGGTATGTGTGAGGTGGTTGTAGATCTGTTTAGTGTCGAGGATCAATTGAATTGAGCGATGTGGTCAaagggtggtggtggggtcGAGTGATGTGCCTGCATTGACATTGGCATGACATCATTAGCTAGGTGGACTGGAAGCGGGGACGGACATCAGGTCAAGCTTGTCTGCGTCCATTGACGTGGCTATGGGCGGCGGCATAGCAGCCAATGAAGCCAGCTCTAGGCCTAAATTACGACATGTCACATGTCACGCGGCGGTGTTGGTTCTGGGCTGGACGAGGCTGGCCTGCGTTCAGCTGGGCGATCTGATCTGATCTGGAAGGCTTCCAGGGCCGTGAGAAGAAAAAGCACGGTACCTGCAGTCCCAGAACATGGGCAGACGAGAACCGTGTAGGTCTGATGACGGGAAGCGTGCGGTTTGCTTGCAATACAAGGCCCGAGCAGGGACGATGGCGCGTTGGGACGCTTTGCCTGGTGAAGAAAGGAGAGCTCGATGGGCACTGAACGGGGCTCAAGGGCGTATTGGTGCGTTGTATAGACGTGCCTCTGAACGCTAGGCGTACATACGGCCTACGCAGACACCAGACAGGCTTGTCTGTACTTGAATGCATCTTGACTGTCGTGGTTGATCTGCGCCAACACTGAACACGCGTGAAGATAGCTGCTGATCGAGGCAGCTGGTACCTGGAGCTGCCAGCTCGTGACGCGGTTGCGCCACGCTCTACTGAGACATTGCTGCTCCATTCCAGCTCGGACGCAGAaactctctctctctggGCATGTTCGCACCGCGCCTCGCACGGTGGACTCGGGCTCAAGGCAGATGCCTCTGCCTGCATTGGTCTCGACGTGCTCGAAGACAAGAACGAGCTTGAACCCTGGCAGATCTTAGCGTGCCCGGGCCCCGGGGCTAGCCAACCGTTCCCGCGCGGCCGTGCGGACCATGATGACGGGACAGGCATGACAGCAACACCCAGCAACCGTCAGTGAACTGGTGTTGCCGACATTCTTGGGCGCCTTCTACACGACAACCGTCATGCCGCGGGATATACGCACCAGATGAGCCGCCTGCGAAACCTCCGCCGCCCGCGCCGCCTGCCCTCCTTACCATGTCCTCGTCGAATATCCGGGTATTCGTACAATGGAAGGACTCGACCGTGTTCGCCGGCGAAGACGTACAATGCACAATCACCTTCAAGAACGTAGCCAACCCAGACGGACGTGACCCCTCGCTAGCGCGCAGACGCAACGGCTTTGCGCCCGGCGGAGAGCGACAGCGCAAGCTGCCCCCCGTCCACTCCTCCGCGAGACCGTCGATATCACGCAACTCGTCCTTTGTCTCTCAGATACCAGGCTCCCCGCTCCTGCGCGGCCACCGCCCTGCACAGTCGCTCCATGCCTCGTCGGTTGCTGGAGACGCGCGATCGCCCATCTCACCCGGCGGGGCATTTGGCAACAGTGGAAGGGGCAACACGCATGGCCGGTCCATATCCATCATATCCCTAGGCACCGACGCGGCCACGGGAGGAAGCCACAATGGCAGCGCAACGCCTACACGGCCAATGCGGGCACACGGCAGGTCTGCCAGTCTGCAGGTCGTGCCAAACAGGCCCTCCTCGTATCCAGGTACGGGCAGCGCAGAGGGTATGCTCGGCTGCGTTGACTGACATAGCTACAGTGCCTTCTCCGGGCCACCGCTCAGCTACACACCCATCACCACTCGCAGGCGGCGCTTCTTTCCCACCCACCATCCAAGAACCCTCGAACGAGTTTGCGTTTCCTACACGTCCAGCGAGAAGGAGGCCAGGCGTCACCACCACGCCAAGCACGCCTGCTCTTCCTGTCACAGGACGGAAGCCATCAGGCTCGTTTTCGTCCAACTTTAGATTTCCAATGGGCCCTCCAGCGAACGACCCTTCGCCAGAACGACGCGAGATGCAGGACACCACACACACCCCGCCACTGCACACCCCCCCTGTGCAGACACCGCGAGCGAGAGGCCACTCCCCACAAGCAACACATAGCGGTCGCCGGATGCCTGCAAATCCACATCTAGAGACCCTCTCGCCAGTCGCCCGGATAATATCTGCGTCCAGCATGGAAGGCACACCGCGTAGTAGCGGCGAATTCTACTCCATGAGCAACAACTCGTCAGAGACCCTGGCCTCCGAACACGTCGCACATCCCTCTGCACGATTTCTACCGAGGGCACTGCACCAAAGACAAGCAAGCCATCTGGCACCACCAAAGCGGCAGCTCCAGCCGGAGTCTCTGATGATGGGATATGCGCAAATCATGGGCTCCTTCACCCTCGATGGCTCTTTGATCAACCAGGCACCTTTCGAAGAAGTGAAGAGGAAAGGCGTTGTAGGTGGTCAGGGGAGCGGCGGTGTGGTTGGAGTAGAAAGACAAAAACACGAAAGCGGGCTGTTTGGTGCGCTAGGTTGGGGAAATATAGGAGAATCTCTAGGCGGCTTACTGGGCTCATCTGAGCCTTCAAGCATTCGCGAAATGCGAAGCACTGCGAGCTCGAAGACGGTCCCACTCATCACCACGCCACAGTCGATTCTGTTCGTTGATCTCAAACTCGCGCCCGGGGAGAGTCGTAGCTACACTTACAGCTTCACTTTGCCCCGTGGGCTGCCACCATCGCACAAAGGGCGCTCGATAAAGGTCGATTACCATCTGACGATTGGCACACAACGGGCAGGCTCGACCAAAGAGCAACAAGTGAGACATGTCGATGTTCCTTTCCGAATCTTTGGCAGTGTCAACGGTATGTCGGCTTCCACCTCGAAGACTGTGTTTGCTCATATACCATCAGGGCGAGGAGATATACTCGGTCACGATCTGATGACTCCATACATCATCCTACGCGACCAAGCTCGAACCGCGAGTGTTGACGTAGCCGCGGGAACCGACTCGGCTTTGACAACAAAGAAAGCAGCTACTGCAAGTAAAGCAGGCCAGGACCCATTCGCCGAGTTCCTAACATATGTCGACAACCTGCTAGATCGGCCGCGGCAGAACTCGAGCATAGGTTTGCTGTCGCCAACTGGCACGATACCAGGGCAATCATCACATGCTGAAGATCATCCTCAAACCATGAAGGATTCCATCGATATGGCCATTCTCCGCAGCAACCTCACAGGCGCAGCAAATCAGAGCGCTAATCGATTCGAGATCGCTCGTAGCGGACGCCGTGTTGCAGTCATCATGCTGGCCCGACCGGCGTATCGACTGGGAGAGACTATGTCGGCCGTAATCGACTTTACCGACTCCCACATACCATGCTACTCCGTTCACATCTCTCTCGAAACCTCGGAGAAGGTCGATCCAGCTATTGCTCTACGATCAAATGCCTCCATCTACCGCGTCACGAAAAAAGCTCACGCGTCTTTCTCTGGGAACGCACTGTTTGCTCAGAAGCTAGCCTTTTCACCTACAATACCGCCAAACGCCACACCCGAGTTCATTACCAGCGGCATCAGCTTAGAGTGGAAACTCAAAATCGAATTTATCACGCCGCGTGTCACCCATGACGACGGAGGAGTACAGTCGTTCGACGACCTGCTTGAGGAGATATCCAGTGACGATAGGGGTGTCATACTGGCAGCAGTACAGAGACTACCAGCAGAAAGTTTCGAAGTACAAGTCCCAATCAAAGTGTATGGCGCCGTGACAGGAGCGCCTGATGCGCCTGATGAAGAGGGCCTGCCTGTGTGAAACCACCCCGCGAGCAGTAGGGTAGGATAACAAGCCGGGCATCACACGGCGTTCTGATGCCGTACTGGCATGGCAAAGTGCTATGATGCAAGAGAGCGTATACACACCCACTGTGAGCATCAGACTCCGGTCACTTCAAGTCCAGCCTGAGACCAGGTCTATTTGGATACAAGAGCGACGAAGTTGCGGTCTGTGCAAGAGATGGCGTGTGGCATAGAAACAACCCCACGTGGGTATCAAGCAGAAGTAGTACAGGATAACAGTAATGATAAGTGTGGCAAGATCAACTCCTGTCACCTGTGCTCTTCTTCATCCCGTGTTTCGTCGCCCAACTTCGCTTGTTGAAGCATCAAACCACACCTCCATAGCTCATTGAGGGCGTGACAAGAAGATATGGGTAAAGCGGGAATGCCGCGTTGAGGTGATGTGTCGATCCGAAGGAACAGGGACACGTCTCGGAGATGACAACCACGATCTCATTTGCCCGACGAAGCGATCAGACGTCGTAAACGCACCTCTTCCCTGCTTGAACTTGCACATGCTCAACCAAAACCAGCGGTGGTTGAGTGTCTTTTCTCCTGAACTTGGTATCCTATGAGCGGAACGCTTGCTGGGTAGCATAGCAGTTGAGGAAGAGAGAATAAAAGGACCGCGACGACAGGTGAAGGACAGCTCTGCTGACCCCATGGATGACCCCAGAGAGAGAAGTGGTAATCCGCGAGTAATGCGATTGTGAGGCAGACAAGGTTCGCACGGGGGCGACAAAGCGGACTGTAGCGCGGGGTTGGGGGATGGATGTCTGCCTTGGTCACTGTTCATCTGA
Above is a genomic segment from Ascochyta rabiei chromosome 10, complete sequence containing:
- a CDS encoding Golgi membrane exchange factor (Ric1p-Rgp1p) subunit, encoding MSSSNIRVFVQWKDSTVFAGEDVQCTITFKNVANPDGRDPSLARRRNGFAPGGERQRKLPPVHSSARPSISRNSSFVSQIPGSPLLRGHRPAQSLHASSVAGDARSPISPGGAFGNSGRGNTHGRSISIISLGTDAATGGSHNGSATPTRPMRAHGRSASLQVVPNRPSSYPVPSPGHRSATHPSPLAGGASFPPTIQEPSNEFAFPTRPARRRPGVTTTPSTPALPVTGRKPSGSFSSNFRFPMGPPANDPSPERREMQDTTHTPPLHTPPVQTPRARGHSPQATHSGRRMPANPHLETLSPVARIISASSMEGTPRSSGEFYSMSNNSSETLASEHVAHPSARFLPRALHQRQASHLAPPKRQLQPESLMMGYAQIMGSFTLDGSLINQAPFEEVKRKGVVGGQGSGGVVGVERQKHESGLFGALGWGNIGESLGGLLGSSEPSSIREMRSTASSKTVPLITTPQSILFVDLKLAPGESRSYTYSFTLPRGLPPSHKGRSIKVDYHLTIGTQRAGSTKEQQVRHVDVPFRIFGSVNGRGDILGHDLMTPYIILRDQARTASVDVAAGTDSALTTKKAATASKAGQDPFAEFLTYVDNLLDRPRQNSSIGLLSPTGTIPGQSSHAEDHPQTMKDSIDMAILRSNLTGAANQSANRFEIARSGRRVAVIMLARPAYRLGETMSAVIDFTDSHIPCYSVHISLETSEKVDPAIALRSNASIYRVTKKAHASFSGNALFAQKLAFSPTIPPNATPEFITSGISLEWKLKIEFITPRVTHDDGGVQSFDDLLEEISSDDRGVILAAVQRLPAESFEVQVPIKVYGAVTGAPDAPDEEGLPV